One window of Desulfomicrobium apsheronum genomic DNA carries:
- a CDS encoding cupin domain-containing protein codes for MKKTSLLLAAMSFLLILQTGCAARQKEHDAHAGPAVVRELVKTSASWNKKTLPAYPGGQPEITILHIAIPAGTRLKTHTHPVINAGVLLSGQLTVVAANGEKLLLKAGDPIVELVDTEHYGVNEGDEPAEIIVFYAGTSGAPITLSAPE; via the coding sequence ATGAAGAAAACCTCGCTCCTCCTTGCGGCCATGTCCTTTTTGCTCATCCTTCAGACCGGCTGCGCGGCGCGGCAAAAAGAGCACGATGCGCACGCCGGTCCCGCCGTCGTCAGGGAGCTCGTCAAGACCAGCGCAAGCTGGAACAAGAAAACCTTGCCCGCATATCCAGGGGGGCAACCCGAGATCACCATCCTGCACATCGCCATCCCGGCGGGAACCCGCCTGAAGACGCACACCCATCCGGTCATCAATGCCGGAGTGCTGCTCAGCGGTCAGCTCACGGTCGTAGCCGCCAACGGCGAGAAGCTGCTTCTCAAGGCCGGAGATCCCATCGTCGAACTGGTCGATACCGAGCATTACGGCGTGAATGAAGGCGACGAACCGGCGGAGATCATCGTCTTTTATGCAGGTACCAGCGGCGCTCCGATCACGCTTTCCGCACCCGAGTGA
- a CDS encoding protein-disulfide reductase DsbD family protein, whose product MIFQSRFFLICLVLLTLASPAGARADEPYRISLQAYRTDNVMAPVLAVLTLTPSPEWHAYGNIQGPSGFPTEIWATRDGQVLSPLYPTPTPGPDPLDPSLIVELYDGPTPFFIPLPDGPATVVVGIKALLCSSTTCQPIKEELELVIATATALPPAEEQDWWPRFLQAAPGPDSGLDLEPVTSGDVAQTPTARDFSPRYFAPGLEVHTLSKAAALAFLAGLILNFMPCVLPVITLKLRSFIPAADSVPKSQRLAFRTHNLFFALGMMLYFLILAGIIAVTGMAWGQIFQEPAAIITLTAIVFALCLSLFGVYDLPLIDLKGKAKGVVHHPRLESFTTGILATILATPCSGPFLGGVLAWALIQPPDIIALVLSCIGLGMASPYLAMALFPGLYRFLPKPGAWTLHLERILGFLLAATCVYLFGLLPTSEYVNVLILLWTIALSAWIWGNWTNLSQDRTRRWSIRGIAIALVVLAAAFLFRQEGHPDPWKNFDMQQFETLRGQENLILDFTADWCPNCKFLEKTVLTPEKSAAFAKEHDAILMRVDLTRHDPELMALLESLGSKSIPILAIFPKANPDSPLVLRDLFTGGQLKEALNAELKP is encoded by the coding sequence ATGATATTTCAGTCCAGGTTTTTCCTGATTTGCCTCGTGCTTCTGACCTTGGCCTCTCCAGCCGGAGCGCGGGCCGATGAACCGTATCGGATTTCACTACAGGCCTACCGCACAGACAACGTAATGGCTCCCGTGCTCGCCGTGCTGACCCTTACACCCAGTCCCGAATGGCACGCCTACGGAAACATTCAGGGGCCTTCCGGATTTCCCACGGAAATTTGGGCGACACGGGACGGGCAGGTCCTGTCGCCTCTGTACCCGACGCCGACACCGGGGCCGGACCCCCTTGATCCCAGCCTGATCGTTGAACTCTACGACGGCCCGACGCCCTTTTTCATTCCCTTGCCCGACGGACCCGCTACGGTCGTGGTCGGGATAAAGGCCCTGCTCTGTTCCTCGACCACCTGTCAGCCGATCAAAGAAGAGCTGGAGCTTGTGATCGCGACGGCAACAGCCTTGCCGCCCGCCGAGGAACAGGATTGGTGGCCCCGCTTTCTGCAGGCCGCCCCGGGGCCGGACTCGGGCCTTGACCTTGAGCCTGTCACCTCCGGCGACGTGGCACAAACACCCACCGCACGGGATTTCTCACCCCGCTATTTTGCTCCGGGCCTTGAAGTCCACACCCTCTCCAAGGCCGCCGCGCTGGCCTTTCTGGCCGGTCTGATCCTCAACTTCATGCCCTGCGTGCTCCCCGTCATCACCCTGAAGCTGCGCTCCTTCATTCCGGCGGCGGACAGCGTGCCCAAAAGCCAGCGCCTCGCCTTTCGCACTCACAACCTGTTCTTCGCCCTCGGGATGATGCTCTATTTTCTGATCCTGGCCGGGATCATCGCCGTCACCGGCATGGCCTGGGGACAGATTTTCCAGGAACCGGCCGCCATCATCACCCTGACGGCCATTGTCTTCGCGCTTTGCCTGAGCCTGTTCGGCGTCTACGATCTGCCGCTCATCGACCTCAAAGGCAAGGCCAAGGGAGTCGTGCACCATCCGCGCCTGGAATCTTTCACCACGGGCATCCTGGCCACGATCCTGGCCACCCCGTGCAGCGGTCCGTTTCTGGGCGGAGTCCTGGCCTGGGCCCTGATCCAGCCCCCGGACATCATCGCCCTGGTGCTGAGCTGCATCGGACTGGGCATGGCCTCGCCCTACCTGGCCATGGCGCTCTTCCCCGGCCTGTACCGCTTCCTGCCCAAACCCGGCGCCTGGACCCTGCATCTGGAGCGCATCCTCGGCTTTCTATTGGCCGCTACCTGCGTATATCTCTTCGGTCTTTTGCCGACCTCGGAGTACGTGAACGTACTCATTCTGCTGTGGACCATCGCCCTTTCGGCCTGGATCTGGGGAAATTGGACCAATCTGAGCCAGGACCGTACGCGCAGATGGTCCATTCGCGGCATCGCCATCGCCCTAGTCGTTCTTGCCGCCGCATTCCTCTTCCGCCAGGAAGGACATCCGGACCCCTGGAAAAACTTCGACATGCAACAGTTTGAAACCCTGCGCGGACAGGAAAACCTGATCCTGGACTTCACGGCGGACTGGTGCCCCAACTGCAAGTTCCTGGAAAAGACCGTGCTCACTCCGGAAAAAAGCGCCGCGTTCGCCAAGGAACATGACGCCATCCTGATGCGCGTGGACCTGACCCGCCACGATCCCGAACTGATGGCATTGCTTGAAAGCCTGGGCTCCAAATCCATCCCCATCCTGGCCATCTTCCCCAAGGCCAATCCAGACAGTCCGCTTGTGCTGCGGGACCTCTTCACCGGCGGTCAGCTCAAGGAAGCCCTGAACGCAGAGCTCAAACCATGA
- a CDS encoding LutC/YkgG family protein: MGPTPEVLEKFRKKAEIVSAIVSEVDSMAQAIAYTVDLCAQKEACQLLMSGCEETLSDKGKDLCELKEWGKIIAAPALNDADMAELLKQAAERQISVIKDGMRSHLAGIDIGFTVADYGIGETGSLVINSSSEELRLATMVSEIHVAVIPKSRIRATAEDMYAELKGFMSQKPNYLAFVTGASRTADIERVLALGVHGPLELHILILEDK; this comes from the coding sequence ATGGGACCAACCCCAGAGGTTTTGGAAAAGTTTCGGAAAAAAGCGGAAATCGTCTCGGCCATTGTCTCGGAAGTGGACTCCATGGCGCAGGCCATTGCCTATACTGTTGATCTGTGCGCCCAGAAGGAAGCCTGTCAGCTGCTCATGAGCGGCTGTGAGGAAACCCTGTCCGACAAGGGCAAGGATCTGTGCGAACTCAAAGAATGGGGCAAGATCATCGCCGCCCCCGCCCTGAACGATGCTGACATGGCCGAACTGCTCAAGCAGGCCGCAGAGCGCCAGATCTCCGTCATCAAGGACGGAATGCGCAGCCACCTGGCCGGCATCGACATCGGATTCACGGTCGCGGACTACGGCATCGGCGAGACCGGCAGCCTGGTCATCAATTCCTCCAGCGAGGAATTGCGTCTGGCCACCATGGTCAGCGAAATCCACGTCGCGGTCATCCCCAAATCACGCATCCGCGCCACGGCCGAGGACATGTACGCCGAACTCAAAGGCTTTATGAGCCAGAAGCCCAATTATCTGGCCTTTGTCACCGGCGCGAGCCGCACCGCTGACATCGAACGCGTTCTGGCCCTGGGCGTGCACGGACCCCTGGAACTGCACATCCTGATTCTGGAGGACAAATAA
- the ldhH gene encoding L-lactate dehydrogenase (quinone) large subunit LdhH produces the protein MQKAKNLSEYNEELREALDNTFLRGAMDKFATAYPVGRANAFREYDVEALIEEVVKAKDAGLTRLDELYAEFKAKAEANGVKVHMAKDGDEANEIVARIAAENKCKIIVKSKSMTAEETLLNHRLEKDGLEVVETDLGEWIIQLRHEGPSHMVMPAIHLSRYQVAELFSQVTKHDQSSDIQRLVKVARRELRQKYADADMGVSGVNFAIAETGTIGLMTNEGNARLVTTLPRVHVAITGIDKLCGSLEDALKILRVVPKNATGQAITSYVTWISGANECQPAPGGKKEMHIIFLDNGRSEMAKDPLFAQVLRCVRCGACANVCPVYRMVGGHQMGHIYIGAIGLILTYFFHGKDKAKNLVQNCINCQACKHICAAGIDLPLLIKEIHARILDEDGHPLPSMLLGKLLKNRKLFHAFLRTAKMAQRPLTGGTQYIRHLPHIFSKDHGFKALPAIAAKPFRDRFAALKPTVSAPKYRIALFSGCVQDFVYPEQLEAAVKVLAAHNVAVDFPMDQSCCGLPLQMMGEKKAGVDVAKQNIAAMSGDYDYIITLCASCASHLKHNYPFLLGENDAEAKAFAEKVIPFSAFMTDVLGVTADGFKQTQERATLHAPCHLCRGLDVVEQPRQLLALGGYEYAQAEQEQVCCGFGGTYSAKFPGISEQILKNKLTDAGRTGAEVLVTECPGCIMQLRGGAEVNKSGFAVRHIAEVLADHLK, from the coding sequence ATGCAGAAGGCCAAAAATCTTTCCGAATATAACGAGGAACTGCGCGAAGCTCTGGACAACACCTTCCTGCGCGGAGCCATGGACAAATTCGCCACGGCCTACCCCGTGGGCCGGGCCAATGCCTTTCGCGAATACGACGTGGAGGCCCTGATCGAGGAAGTGGTCAAGGCCAAGGATGCAGGCCTGACCCGCCTGGACGAGCTTTATGCCGAATTCAAGGCCAAGGCCGAAGCCAACGGCGTGAAAGTGCACATGGCCAAGGACGGCGACGAGGCCAACGAGATCGTGGCCCGCATCGCGGCCGAGAACAAGTGCAAGATCATCGTCAAATCCAAGTCCATGACGGCCGAGGAAACCCTTTTGAACCACCGTCTGGAAAAAGACGGACTCGAAGTGGTCGAGACCGACCTTGGCGAATGGATCATCCAGCTGCGGCACGAAGGGCCCAGCCACATGGTCATGCCGGCCATTCACCTGTCCCGCTATCAGGTTGCGGAACTCTTCTCGCAGGTCACCAAGCATGACCAGTCATCGGACATTCAGCGTCTGGTCAAGGTCGCCCGCCGCGAGCTGCGCCAGAAATACGCCGATGCGGACATGGGCGTCAGCGGAGTCAATTTCGCCATCGCCGAAACCGGCACCATCGGCCTCATGACCAACGAGGGCAACGCTCGACTGGTCACCACCCTGCCCCGCGTGCATGTGGCCATCACCGGCATCGACAAGCTCTGCGGCAGTCTTGAGGACGCCCTCAAGATCCTGCGCGTTGTTCCCAAGAACGCAACGGGTCAGGCCATCACCTCCTACGTGACCTGGATCAGCGGTGCCAACGAGTGTCAGCCCGCGCCCGGCGGCAAGAAAGAGATGCACATCATCTTCCTGGACAACGGCAGAAGCGAGATGGCCAAGGATCCTCTCTTCGCCCAGGTGCTTCGTTGCGTGCGCTGCGGCGCCTGCGCCAACGTCTGTCCGGTTTACCGCATGGTCGGCGGCCACCAGATGGGACACATCTACATCGGCGCCATCGGCCTCATCCTGACCTACTTCTTCCACGGCAAGGACAAGGCCAAGAACCTGGTTCAGAACTGCATCAACTGTCAGGCGTGCAAGCACATCTGCGCGGCGGGCATTGATCTGCCCCTGCTGATCAAGGAAATCCACGCCCGCATCCTGGACGAAGACGGCCACCCGCTGCCTTCCATGCTGCTCGGCAAGCTGCTCAAGAACCGCAAGCTCTTCCACGCCTTCCTGCGCACGGCCAAGATGGCCCAGCGTCCGCTGACCGGGGGTACGCAGTACATCCGCCATCTGCCGCACATCTTCTCCAAGGATCACGGCTTCAAGGCGCTGCCGGCCATTGCCGCCAAGCCCTTCCGGGATCGCTTCGCGGCGCTGAAACCCACTGTTTCCGCACCCAAGTACCGCATCGCCCTGTTCTCGGGTTGCGTGCAGGACTTCGTCTATCCGGAACAGCTGGAAGCCGCGGTGAAAGTTCTGGCCGCCCACAACGTGGCGGTGGACTTCCCCATGGACCAGTCCTGCTGCGGCCTGCCGCTGCAGATGATGGGCGAGAAGAAAGCGGGTGTCGATGTGGCCAAGCAGAACATCGCGGCCATGAGCGGCGACTACGATTACATCATCACCCTGTGCGCCTCCTGCGCATCGCACCTCAAGCACAACTACCCGTTCCTGCTTGGTGAAAACGACGCCGAGGCCAAGGCCTTTGCCGAAAAGGTCATCCCCTTCTCGGCCTTCATGACCGATGTGCTGGGCGTGACCGCCGACGGCTTCAAGCAGACCCAGGAACGCGCCACTCTGCATGCCCCCTGTCACCTCTGCCGTGGCCTGGACGTGGTCGAACAGCCCCGTCAGCTTCTTGCCCTGGGCGGCTATGAATACGCCCAGGCGGAGCAGGAGCAGGTCTGCTGCGGATTCGGCGGCACCTACTCGGCCAAGTTCCCGGGGATTTCCGAACAGATCCTCAAGAACAAGCTGACCGACGCGGGCCGCACCGGAGCGGAAGTGCTGGTCACCGAATGCCCGGGCTGCATCATGCAGCTGCGCGGCGGTGCTGAAGTGAACAAGTCCGGCTTCGCCGTGCGGCACATCGCCGAAGTGCTGGCCGACCATCTGAAATAA
- a CDS encoding HEAT repeat domain-containing protein has protein sequence MNAEESGLAEIPALMAMLAHKDGLIRKKGREGLEALGKPAVAPLCAALLTAKDHHVRWAAAKALGTLRDPDSAPALVDALEDRNSDVTWLAAVALENLGQEAWRPLLQALIDRGVESVALREGAHHVFSKQKAPEFDDLLDTIREALEFGELTETGGIAASEMLKRLRDKAASR, from the coding sequence ATGAACGCTGAAGAATCAGGGCTCGCAGAAATACCGGCCCTCATGGCCATGCTGGCTCACAAGGACGGGCTGATCCGCAAAAAAGGGCGGGAAGGCCTGGAGGCGCTTGGAAAACCGGCGGTGGCGCCCCTGTGCGCGGCCCTGCTCACCGCCAAGGACCACCATGTGCGCTGGGCTGCGGCCAAGGCCCTCGGGACGCTGCGCGATCCGGACTCCGCACCGGCGCTGGTCGATGCGCTTGAAGACCGAAACTCAGATGTTACCTGGCTCGCGGCCGTGGCGCTGGAAAATCTCGGGCAGGAAGCGTGGAGACCCCTTTTGCAGGCCCTGATCGACCGAGGAGTCGAGTCCGTGGCCCTGCGCGAGGGAGCGCACCATGTCTTCTCCAAGCAGAAGGCTCCCGAATTCGACGATCTGCTGGACACAATCCGCGAAGCTCTTGAATTTGGCGAACTGACGGAGACCGGGGGCATCGCCGCATCGGAAATGCTCAAACGCTTGCGGGACAAGGCCGCCTCACGATGA